The following proteins are co-located in the Acidimicrobiales bacterium genome:
- the coxB gene encoding cytochrome c oxidase subunit II, protein MATVALLATACGNKPLDTFDDQGPAARDINSVILPVFGIAIIVLILVSGAILFTAWRNRVSAKDAEAAALANGTDADPTGLYGDDEFPEQVHGNTTLEIGWTVIPTVILSVVAVFTLIGIFKLNDVSADEGDLRVTIVGQQWWWEYQYHLDGDTDTPPDFVNANELVIPAGQQVPLVVTSRDVIHSWWIPQLNGKRDALPLGTSPWTIEADDPGRYKGVCTEFCGLSHAYMRMFTIALSPEDWDAWAENQILPATVPEVGTPEDAGWQIYQANCAQCHVITGLTDTNLDGEIDDWDIYDGPNQISPALLSGAAPNLTHFASRTTYAGSIFDLYVDRAEGSDYLDVAAEGDVDVGQLTAWLRNAPAEKANRWQDGRGMPAFTNLTPDDITNLIAFLTSLD, encoded by the coding sequence GTGGCGACCGTCGCCCTTCTGGCCACGGCCTGCGGCAACAAGCCCCTCGACACCTTCGATGATCAGGGTCCGGCAGCCCGCGATATCAACAGCGTGATCCTGCCCGTGTTCGGCATCGCGATCATCGTCCTGATTCTGGTCTCCGGTGCGATCCTGTTCACGGCCTGGCGCAACCGGGTCTCCGCCAAGGACGCCGAGGCCGCTGCCCTGGCCAACGGCACCGATGCCGACCCGACGGGCCTCTACGGCGACGACGAGTTCCCCGAGCAGGTCCATGGCAACACCACGCTGGAGATCGGCTGGACGGTGATTCCCACGGTGATCCTCTCGGTCGTCGCCGTGTTCACGCTCATCGGGATCTTCAAACTGAACGACGTCAGCGCGGACGAAGGGGACCTGCGGGTGACCATCGTCGGCCAGCAGTGGTGGTGGGAGTACCAGTACCACCTCGACGGCGATACCGACACGCCGCCGGACTTCGTCAACGCGAACGAGCTCGTCATCCCCGCCGGCCAGCAGGTTCCGCTGGTGGTCACCAGCCGCGACGTCATCCACTCGTGGTGGATCCCCCAGCTCAACGGCAAGCGCGACGCGCTCCCCCTGGGGACCTCGCCCTGGACGATCGAGGCCGACGACCCGGGCCGCTACAAGGGCGTCTGCACCGAGTTCTGTGGACTCTCGCACGCGTACATGCGCATGTTCACCATCGCCCTCTCCCCCGAGGACTGGGACGCGTGGGCGGAGAACCAGATCCTGCCCGCCACCGTCCCCGAAGTCGGAACACCCGAGGACGCCGGTTGGCAGATCTACCAGGCCAACTGCGCCCAGTGCCACGTCATCACCGGACTGACCGACACGAACCTCGACGGCGAGATCGACGACTGGGACATCTACGACGGGCCCAACCAGATCAGCCCGGCACTGCTCTCGGGCGCGGCGCCGAACCTCACCCACTTCGCCAGCCGGACCACCTACGCGGGATCGATCTTCGACCTCTACGTGGACCGGGCCGAGGGGAGCGACTACCTCGACGTGGCGGCCGAGGGCGACGTCGACGTCGGCCAGCTCACGGCGTGGTTGCGCAACGCTCCCGCCGAGAAGGCCAACCGTTGGCAGGACGGGCGCGGCATGCCGGCGTTCACCAACCTGACGCCCGACGACATCACCAACCTGATCGCCTTCCTCACGAGCCTCGACTGA
- the ctaD gene encoding cytochrome c oxidase subunit I: MAITEEPLQLTTGDTVATVERPMGALTRPHGDKGWRSWLFTVDHKRIGIMYGAVSIFFFVVGGIQALIIRLQLARPEGRIVSEDLYNQLFTMHGVTMLFLVGIPLGAAFANYLLPLQIGARDVAFPRLNAFSFWCFLFGALFLNSSWFLGGAPDGGWFAYAPNTGVAFSPSDGMTFYALGLQILGIASLVSAVNLITTVLNMRAPGMSMFKMPIFTWMMLVVQFLLLFAMPVIAVALFFLTFDRLYDANFFNVAAGADPLLWQHLFWIFGHPEVYILILPAFGVISEIIPTFSRKPIFGYPFMVFSGIVIGFMGWGVWAHHMFTSGIGPVSVAAFSLSTMFIAVPTGVKVLNWVATMWGGRLRFTTAMLFASSVVAMFTIGGLSGVTHAVAPADTQQTDTYYIVAHFHYVIFGGIILGLFGGLYFWWPKMFGHMLNEKLGKANFWTMLIGFNLTFFPMHILGLQGMARRYHTYSAEDGFGALNLLVSIGSFVIALSVVFFVINILYSRKKAKTSPPPGPDPWDARSLEWSVASPTPVHNFDTIPTVEHQDDWWHRKYGYDENGKVVRLASAAEIAQKGDRTDVHLPSPSYWPLVLAGALPVLAYALMYSLWLLVPAGLLIVASLFGWALEPVDDPDVPHGGHGGDGHGGPDGDPDGDVTAALDEASTTEEGAPVG; this comes from the coding sequence ATGGCGATCACCGAAGAACCCCTCCAGCTGACGACCGGCGACACGGTCGCCACGGTCGAACGCCCGATGGGCGCGCTCACCCGGCCCCACGGGGACAAGGGTTGGCGCAGCTGGCTGTTCACCGTCGACCACAAGCGCATCGGCATCATGTACGGCGCCGTGTCGATCTTCTTCTTCGTCGTGGGCGGCATCCAGGCCCTGATCATCCGCCTCCAGCTCGCCCGTCCCGAGGGTCGTATCGTCTCGGAGGACCTGTACAACCAGCTGTTCACCATGCACGGCGTCACGATGCTGTTCCTTGTGGGCATCCCACTCGGTGCCGCCTTCGCCAACTACCTGTTGCCGTTGCAGATCGGTGCGCGTGACGTCGCCTTCCCGCGTCTCAACGCCTTCAGTTTCTGGTGCTTCCTGTTCGGCGCGCTGTTCCTCAACTCGTCGTGGTTCCTCGGCGGGGCGCCCGACGGTGGCTGGTTCGCGTACGCGCCGAACACGGGCGTCGCGTTCTCGCCGAGCGACGGAATGACGTTCTACGCGCTGGGACTCCAGATCCTCGGTATCGCATCGCTCGTCTCGGCGGTCAACCTGATCACGACGGTGCTCAACATGCGGGCGCCCGGCATGTCCATGTTCAAGATGCCGATCTTCACGTGGATGATGCTCGTCGTGCAGTTCCTGCTGCTGTTCGCCATGCCGGTCATCGCGGTGGCGCTGTTCTTCTTGACCTTCGACCGCCTCTACGACGCCAACTTCTTCAACGTCGCCGCCGGCGCCGATCCGCTGCTGTGGCAGCACCTCTTCTGGATCTTCGGTCACCCCGAGGTCTACATCCTCATCCTTCCCGCCTTCGGCGTGATCTCCGAGATCATCCCGACCTTCAGCCGAAAGCCGATCTTCGGTTACCCGTTCATGGTGTTCTCCGGCATCGTCATCGGCTTCATGGGCTGGGGCGTGTGGGCCCACCACATGTTCACGTCGGGCATCGGCCCGGTGTCGGTGGCCGCGTTCAGCCTCTCGACGATGTTCATCGCGGTGCCCACCGGCGTGAAGGTGCTCAACTGGGTCGCGACGATGTGGGGTGGTCGCCTCCGCTTCACCACGGCGATGCTGTTCGCTTCGTCTGTCGTGGCCATGTTCACGATCGGCGGCTTGTCGGGCGTGACCCACGCGGTCGCTCCGGCGGACACCCAGCAGACCGACACCTACTACATCGTCGCCCACTTCCATTACGTGATCTTCGGCGGCATCATCCTCGGGCTCTTCGGCGGCCTGTACTTCTGGTGGCCCAAGATGTTCGGCCACATGTTGAACGAGAAGCTCGGCAAGGCCAACTTCTGGACCATGCTGATCGGCTTCAACCTGACCTTCTTCCCGATGCACATCCTGGGCCTGCAGGGAATGGCGCGGCGCTACCACACATACTCGGCCGAGGATGGTTTCGGGGCGCTCAACCTGTTGGTCTCGATCGGGTCGTTCGTCATCGCCCTCAGCGTCGTCTTCTTCGTGATCAACATCCTCTACAGCCGCAAGAAGGCGAAGACGTCGCCGCCGCCGGGACCGGACCCATGGGACGCGCGCAGCCTCGAATGGAGCGTCGCGTCGCCGACCCCGGTCCACAACTTCGACACGATCCCGACGGTGGAGCACCAGGACGACTGGTGGCACCGCAAGTACGGGTACGACGAGAACGGCAAGGTCGTCCGCCTGGCCTCGGCGGCCGAGATCGCCCAGAAGGGTGACAGGACCGACGTTCATCTGCCGTCGCCGTCGTACTGGCCGCTCGTCCTCGCCGGAGCGCTCCCGGTTCTCGCGTACGCCCTGATGTACTCGCTGTGGCTGCTCGTCCCGGCGGGCCTGCTCATCGTCGCGTCGCTGTTCGGTTGGGCGCTCGAGCCCGTCGACGATCCGGATGTGCCCCATGGGGGCCACGGCGGCGATGGTCATGGTGGCCCCGACGGCGATCCCGACGGCGACGTGACGGCGGCGCTCGACGAGGCCTCGACCACCGAGGAGGGCGCTCCCGTTGGCTGA
- a CDS encoding heme-copper oxidase subunit III: MADATISAPAAATDHHDDHPPTTTGMSNTKLAMWLFLGSECLLFGALISTYILNKSRLPEGELGPEDVFDIPFTSVSSFVLLMSSLTMVLAVSNITRGDLERFRIWVATTAILGGAFVASQVYEFTVFYEEGLGYTTNIFSSSFFTLTGFHGAHVIIGIIMLMSLLVLSNQGRLGQQNAETVEIVGLYWHFVDIVWIVIFTLIYLFP; the protein is encoded by the coding sequence TTGGCTGACGCGACGATCTCGGCGCCCGCAGCGGCGACCGATCACCACGACGATCATCCGCCCACGACCACCGGCATGTCCAACACGAAGTTGGCCATGTGGTTGTTCCTCGGCTCGGAGTGCCTGCTCTTCGGCGCCCTGATTTCGACCTACATTCTCAACAAGTCCCGCCTACCCGAAGGTGAACTGGGACCCGAGGACGTCTTCGACATCCCGTTCACGTCGGTCTCGTCGTTCGTCCTGCTCATGAGTTCGCTCACGATGGTGCTGGCGGTGTCGAACATCACACGGGGCGACCTCGAGCGGTTCCGTATCTGGGTCGCCACCACCGCGATCCTCGGCGGGGCCTTCGTTGCCAGCCAGGTCTACGAGTTCACCGTCTTCTACGAAGAAGGCCTCGGCTACACCACCAACATCTTCAGCTCGAGCTTCTTCACCCTCACCGGGTTCCACGGCGCCCACGTGATCATCGGCATCATCATGTTGATGTCGCTGCTCGTGCTGTCCAACCAGGGCCGACTCGGTCAGCAGAACGCCGAAACGGTCGAGATCGTCGGCTTGTACTGGCACTTCGTCGACATCGTCTGGATCGTCATCTTCACGCTCATCTACCTGTTCCCCTGA
- a CDS encoding cytochrome C oxidase subunit IV family protein, with the protein MTATDVEHAESHEDGHAHPSDWDYARIALILGVLTAIEVFTYFESVHNLGTNALRVILVVLMVLKFVYVGAWFMHLKFDKPILRNLFVMGLSLSLLVYLGMLTAFRVWPT; encoded by the coding sequence ATGACCGCCACCGACGTCGAGCACGCTGAAAGCCACGAGGACGGCCACGCGCATCCCTCGGACTGGGACTACGCGCGTATCGCACTGATCCTGGGTGTCCTCACGGCCATCGAGGTCTTCACGTACTTCGAGTCGGTTCACAATCTCGGCACGAACGCGCTGCGGGTGATCCTGGTCGTGTTGATGGTGCTGAAGTTCGTCTACGTCGGTGCATGGTTCATGCACCTCAAGTTCGACAAGCCGATCCTGCGCAACCTCTTCGTCATGGGGCTGAGTCTCTCGTTGCTCGTGTACCTGGGGATGTTGACGGCGTTCCGGGTCTGGCCCACCTGA
- a CDS encoding cytochrome c oxidase assembly protein, producing the protein MTALLAADVDVWEFELHPEVWLIVAAAIGIGWYVVKVIAPHAVPAGTPAVTTAQKRYFVAALAALYIASAWPVHDIAEEYLYSVHMIQHLLITFVVPPLFLLATPTWLARLVVSEDGESGVWVRRLAHPVVAGVLFNAVIALTHLPWVVNTSVENGPFHYFVHLAAFAVAMLMWIPVAGPLPELRLSLPGQMIFLFTMSIIPTVPAGFLTFAEGALYDSYDHDVRLWGVSIQTDQQTAGLIMKVVGGLFLWTIIAILFFRWAKQHEAPRRPGRTVASGAAVGESADSTGSSPPPERTGSDALTFDEVERAFRESGPAPVEQGRATGDG; encoded by the coding sequence GTGACCGCCCTGCTCGCTGCCGACGTCGACGTCTGGGAGTTCGAGCTCCACCCCGAGGTGTGGCTGATCGTCGCCGCCGCGATCGGGATCGGCTGGTATGTCGTGAAGGTGATCGCGCCCCACGCCGTGCCGGCGGGCACCCCGGCGGTCACCACCGCCCAGAAGCGCTACTTCGTCGCGGCCCTCGCGGCGCTCTACATCGCGTCCGCGTGGCCTGTCCACGACATCGCCGAGGAGTACCTCTACTCGGTGCACATGATCCAGCACCTGCTGATCACCTTCGTCGTGCCGCCCCTGTTCCTCCTCGCGACCCCGACGTGGCTGGCCCGCCTCGTCGTCAGCGAGGACGGTGAGTCCGGTGTCTGGGTCAGGCGGCTGGCGCACCCGGTCGTCGCGGGAGTCCTGTTCAACGCGGTGATCGCGCTCACGCACCTGCCGTGGGTGGTCAACACCTCCGTCGAGAACGGCCCTTTCCACTACTTCGTCCATCTCGCGGCGTTCGCTGTGGCCATGCTGATGTGGATCCCCGTGGCCGGGCCTCTACCGGAGCTCCGACTCAGCCTGCCCGGGCAGATGATCTTCCTGTTCACGATGTCGATCATCCCGACCGTGCCCGCAGGGTTCCTCACCTTCGCCGAGGGCGCTCTGTACGACTCCTATGATCACGACGTCCGCCTGTGGGGAGTGTCGATCCAGACAGACCAGCAGACCGCCGGGCTGATCATGAAGGTGGTCGGTGGGTTGTTCCTGTGGACCATCATCGCCATCTTGTTCTTCCGCTGGGCGAAGCAGCACGAAGCGCCGCGGCGACCGGGACGGACGGTCGCGTCCGGTGCGGCGGTGGGCGAGTCGGCGGACTCAACCGGGTCATCTCCGCCCCCAGAGCGGACCGGATCGGACGCGCTGACGTTCGACGAGGTGGAGCGGGCGTTCCGCGAGTCGGGCCCTGCGCCCGTCGAGCAGGGGCGGGCAACCGGCGACGGGTGA